From Tripterygium wilfordii isolate XIE 37 chromosome 16, ASM1340144v1, whole genome shotgun sequence, one genomic window encodes:
- the LOC119980778 gene encoding blue copper protein 1a-like — MTLRYNFDYQAWAAGKVFHIGDTLDKLIKLFKYSEGAHTVHKANGTGFQDCAVPATTEALTTGNDVVTLSTPGRKWYICGVGKHCEVGKQKLVITVLPLEGAPASSPTPTSDASLKFHVWMAPMIAALIGMLFS; from the exons ATGACCCTCAGATATAACTTCGATTACCAAGCTTGGGCTGCCGGGAAGGTGTTTCACATCGGCGATACACTTGATAAATTAATCAAAC TTTTCAAATATTCAGAAGGAGCACACACTGTTCATAAGGCTAATGGAACCGGGTTCCAGGATTGCGCTGTACCGGCTACCACTGAAGCCCTAACTACCGGTAACGATGTGGTTACATTGAGTACTCCTGGAAGGAAATGGTACATTTGTGGTGTGGGGAAGCATTGTGAGGTAGGAAAGCAAAAGCTGGTCATCACTGTGCTGCCTCTGGAGGGAGCCCCAGCATCTTCTCCAACCCCAACTTCAGATGCTTCATTGAAATTCCATGTCTGGATGGCGCCCATGATTGCTGCTCTTATTGGGATGTTGTTTTCCTAA